ACCGGCCGCCGTTGACGCTGGAGCATTTCGGCCGCCTGGCCGGGGTGCCGGTGCACCGGGACGACCGCGCGGTCGCCTTCACCACGGGCGCGCAGGCGGCCGGTCCCGAGATGGTGCCCCTGCTCTCGGCGGAGGTGGCGCTGCTGCACGCCCGCCTCGACGAGCTCCAGACCCAGCTGGACCAGCTCACGCGGGGCAGCGGACCTCCCACGTGACTCCGTGCGCAGCGAGGCCGTCGAGGAAGCTCGCCGCCTCGACCGCCGGGCGGCAGCGCCGAACGCGGAACTCGCGAGGCGGGGTCACGGGGAGCCGGGAAATGGGGGGATGCCGGCAGGGTAGTCCGTGGTGACGCGGCCGGGGAAGCTCGGCGAGCGTTTCTCCAGGAAGGCCATCACACCCTCCATCGCGTCCTTGCCCGCGCCGAGCTGGAGCAGCGCCGCCGAGTCCGCCCGGTGCGCGTCCCACGGCGTGGACGAGCCGAGCATGCCCCACAGCAACTGCCGCGACACCGCGACCGACACCGCCGACGTGTTGTCCACGATCTCGCGCGCGATCGACAGCGCCGTCGGGATCAGCTCGTCCGGCCGCACCACCCGCGACACCAGCCCGCCCGCGCGCGCCTCCGCCGCATCGAACACGCGCCCGGTCGCGACCCACTCCATCGCCTGCGAGATCCCGACCACCCGCGGCAGGAACCAGGACGACGCGGCCTCCAGCAGGATCCCGCGCCGGGCGAACACGAACCCGAACCTGGCGCTCTCACTGGCGATCCGGATGTCCATCGGCAGCGACATCGTCACGCCGACACCCACCGCGGGCCCGTTGAACGCCCCGATCACGACCTTCTTGCACGCGGCGATCCGCAGCGCCACCGAACCACCGGCGTCGCGCGGCACGCCGTCGATCTCACCGAACCCCTTGACGTCACCGATCGCGTTCTTGTCGAACGTGCCCGCGCCGCGTTCCAGGTCCGCACCCGCGCAGAACCCGCGGCCCGCGCCGGTCACCACCACCACGCGCACCGCGTCGTCGGCATCCACCTCGTCGAACGCCGCGACCAGCTCGTGCGCCATCTCCAGCGTGAACGCGTTCAGCCGCGACGGCCGGTTCAGCGTGATCGTCGCGATGCCATCGGAGACCTCGTAAGTGATCTCACCGTAACTCACCGTACCGCCCATCGTCCCGTGTACTTCACTTCGGTTTTCCGCAGGAACGCTTCGAACGCCGCCGGGGCGTCCTCGGTCGCGAAGTTGACCGTCTGTGCCCGCGCCTCCCCCTCCAGGGCCTCGCGCAACGTCCGGGTCGAACCCTCTTCGAGCAGCTTCTTGCTCAACGACAGCGCGACCGGCGGCAGCCCGGCGAGTTCCGCCGCCAGCGAGTCCACAAAGGAATCCAGCTCGTCGGCGGGCCGCACCCAGGTGACCAGCCCGAGCTCGCGGGCCTCGTCCGCGCCGATCATCTCCGCCCGCAGCGCGAGCCGTTTCGCCTGCTGCATCCCGACCAGCCGCGGCAGCAGCCACGACCCGCCGAAATCCAGCGACAGGCCGCGCCTGGCGAAGATCTGGCTGAACCGCGCCCGCTCGGTCGCCACGACGAGGTCGCAGCCGAGCGCGAGGTTCCAGCCCGCGCCGACCGCGACGCCGTCGACCTTCGCGATCGTCGGCTTGGCGATTTCGTTCAACGCCAGCGCGACGTCGTTCAACCGGTGCATCCGGGTCAACGGATGCTCCCCGCCGTCCGCACTCAGATCGGCGCCCGCGCTGAACTCCCCGCCGGCGCCGGTGACGACGACGACCCGCACGTCGTCGGCCCGCTCCACCTCGCGGAACGCGTCGAGCAACCCGTCCCAGGTCGCGAGGTCGATCGCGTTCTTGCGGTGCGGCCGGTTGATCGTCACGGTCGCCACCGCGCCCGCGCGGCTCAGCAGCACCGGATCCTGCTCGGTCACGAACCTTCCGCCAGACACCCGGCGAGCCGGGCCAGCTGCTCGTCCTGGCCGCCGAACAGCAGCTCGCTGCTCTTGGCCCGCTTGTAGTACAGGTGCGCGTCGTGCTCCCAGGTGTAGCCGATGCCGCCGTGCAGCTGCAGCCCGGACCGGGCCGCCTCGAAGCAGGCGGGAGCGGTGAACACCTGGATGGCCGCCGCGGCCAGCGGCAGTTCCTCCGGCGCGTTGTCGGCCACCCACGCGGCGTGCCGCAGCAGGGATTCCACGCGCTCGCTCGTGCTGTAGAGGTCCGCGCACGCGTGCTTGACCGCCTGATAGG
This is a stretch of genomic DNA from Amycolatopsis endophytica. It encodes these proteins:
- a CDS encoding enoyl-CoA hydratase-related protein, with translation MGGTVSYGEITYEVSDGIATITLNRPSRLNAFTLEMAHELVAAFDEVDADDAVRVVVVTGAGRGFCAGADLERGAGTFDKNAIGDVKGFGEIDGVPRDAGGSVALRIAACKKVVIGAFNGPAVGVGVTMSLPMDIRIASESARFGFVFARRGILLEAASSWFLPRVVGISQAMEWVATGRVFDAAEARAGGLVSRVVRPDELIPTALSIAREIVDNTSAVSVAVSRQLLWGMLGSSTPWDAHRADSAALLQLGAGKDAMEGVMAFLEKRSPSFPGRVTTDYPAGIPPFPGSP
- a CDS encoding enoyl-CoA hydratase/isomerase family protein is translated as MTEQDPVLLSRAGAVATVTINRPHRKNAIDLATWDGLLDAFREVERADDVRVVVVTGAGGEFSAGADLSADGGEHPLTRMHRLNDVALALNEIAKPTIAKVDGVAVGAGWNLALGCDLVVATERARFSQIFARRGLSLDFGGSWLLPRLVGMQQAKRLALRAEMIGADEARELGLVTWVRPADELDSFVDSLAAELAGLPPVALSLSKKLLEEGSTRTLREALEGEARAQTVNFATEDAPAAFEAFLRKTEVKYTGRWAVR